ATCGAGCACGCGATGCGCTGGATTCAAGAAGTCGACGCGTCCCGCCACGGTCTCGACCGTGCGCGCACTCGCCGTGGCGACGTCCTCGTCGGGATGCTGATAGACGCCGATGTGGATGTCTTCGCCGCCCCAGATCTCTGCGTAGAACGAGTCGGCTTGGTCGCTGTCGTAGTAGGCCTCGGTCGTGGCGGTGACTGAGGCGGCGCCGGCTTCGTCAGGCATCGGGATGATCCATGTGTTTCTCAGCGACGTGGACGAAGAAGTCGGGGTCAGCTTCCTGGTACGTCTCCTGGAAATCGCCGTAGGTCTTGACGGATGCGAAGCCTGCTTCGCGGATCAGCTTCCGCGTGTAGTTCTTGCGAAGCGGGAACATGTTGAGTCGGAACTCGGAGCCGTCCGGAAACGAATAGAGGAACCGGGCGAGGCCCTCGTCGACGTGCTCGGGTTCGGCACTGACGTCGTCTCCGCAGTAGTAGTACCTGTGCTTCGACGAGAAGCCGTGATCCAGGATCGAGTCGTAGTTGCGCTGATCGAGGATCAGGATGCCGTCGTGCTTCAGCGCGGCATAGAACTCGGCGAGGGCGCGTCGGCGGTCTTGCTCGTCGAAGAGATGGGTGAACGAGTTGCCGAGGCAGATGATCGCGTCGAATTTTCCGTGCACCTCGCGATTCAGCCACCGCCAATCGGCGTGAATCGTCTTGAGAATCAGGTGTCGGTCGGTCGCGTTCTGGAACGCCTTCGAGAGCATCGCGGCGTTGCCGTCGACGCTCGTCACCTCGAATCCCGCATCCGCGAGCTGGATCGAGTGGAAGCCCGTTCCCGTCGCGACGTCGAGCACCTTCGTCTTTCCGCGCGCCTTGAGCTGCTCGATGAAGAACCGGCCCTCGCTCTCGGCGCGGGATCCCCAGTCGATCAGCTCGTCCCATTTCTCGACGAAGGTCTGGACGTACTCGGCCTGGTAGTGGTCGGTTTCGCGAATGGCCGTGGGCGCGTCACCGAAGTCCTGGCTGATCGCGCGCAGTGATCGTTCGGCCTGCTCGCGGAGGATCTCGGTCGGGTTCGACGACATGGGCCCCTCTTCTGGCGAAGACTTCGGGACCGAGCGCCGGCCCGCGAAGGACCCGCACAGTAGGCGCCAAACCCATTCGATGCAATGTATTGAATGAGTGAGGGCTATGGAATTGAGAGCCGGAAAAGCGTCTCTAGAGTCGCAATTTCGCGTTTGGACGGGTATTTCGTTGAGAGCACAATGAATAGAATCAATTGTGTTCGCCGCAATCAATCCCCTCGGGGTTCGATGCCGCCCGGCGTGGGCGACTCCTCGGCGGGCTGTGCAACGGGGCCCGTCTCGAGGATCGGGGCGGCATCGAGGTGCTCGGCATCCATCATCGACGCGATGCGTTCGAGCGCGGACAGCATCCAGTGCCGCTCCCAATCTTCGAGCCGCGCCAACTCCGCGCGGAAATCTTCCTGCAGGAGCGACGGCGCCTCGTCCAGAACGTCGAGCCCCTCCTGCGTGACCTCGATGCCCACGCTCCGTCGATCGCCTTCCGATCGCTTCCGGGCGACCAGGCCGCGACGTTCCAGGCGAGTGACGATCCCCGACACCGTGGGCTGGCTCAGGTGCACGGCGCGGGCGAGCGCGCTGATCGACGGCTGTCCGACGCGCTCGGCCTCGCGAAGGGTCGCGAGCTGCGGGCCGGTCAGCTTGTGACGGTCCTGTAGGCGCCGCGATTGCAGATCGATCGCGCGGATGATGCGCCGGATCGACGCGACGATCTGGTCTTCGATTTCGTTGGGTGTGCTCACTGCCTTCTCCAGATCACCGAATACCGACATCGATAGAGCGTATGCAATCGACGTACGATGTCGCGTCGCGCGGGGTTCTCCGTCGCGGAGAGACGACCTCCGCTATGTCGACGGGGCCCGAGCGGCCTCGGTCCGCGTGTGATCGCCGGGGCCCCGCGCCGCCGCCGCGCCGCCCTCGCACTTCCATCCGAAGTCCAAAGTATCCGATTTTTCGTCGCTTTCTTCGATTGGCGCGCGGGTTCGATTCCCGCCGCCTCCACCATTCTGCAATGGAATGACGCTTCTGCGGGCCACCTGGCGATCCGTTCGATTTCCACCGCCGAATTCGAGAACCCTCACGAACTCCTGGCGTTGGCCGCGTGGGAGATCGCGCTCGCACCTCCGGGCCAGGCTCCTCGCGCGAACGGAGGGATGACACGCCGGAAGCAATGAGTCCCGGGCGCCGCCCTCGGTTCGGATCGGGGCGCCGTCTCGACGCGCTCGTCGCGGACCCAGGGTTCCTGTAATCTCGCCTTCGGCGCCCTGGTCTCCAATCGCATCGTCCGCGATCGGTCGTCCCGCACGCCTCACTCGGCGAGAGATCGAGTGGGCGATTCACCCGAGAGGAGACCGTCATGAAGCACTATTTCAATCCGATCAGTCGCGGTGCGACCACTGCTTGGATGCTCGCCGAGCTCGACGTCGAGCACGAAGCCATCGTGGTCGATCTGCAAGCGAGCGAACGAGAAAGGCTCGAGTACCGCTCCGTCAACCCGATGGGAAAGGTTCCCGCGCTCGTCGACGGCGACGTCGTCGTCACCGAGGCGGCGGCGATCTGTGCCTACCTGGCCGACCGATTCCCCGACCGTGGCCTCGCACCCGATCCGCTCTCGAGTGAACGCGGTGCGTACTACCGATACCTCTTCGTTCCGGGAAACACGCTCGAGCCCGCGTTCTCGCTCGCTGCGCTCGGCATCGAGCACCCGGCGCCGCAAAGTGCCGGTTGGGGTGACGTGGCGCGGGCACTCGCCACGATCGAATCGATGACCCCCGAATCGGGATGGGCGCTTGGCGCTCCGTTCACCGCAGCCGACGTCGTGTTCGGAGGCACGCTCGACTCGCTCGTGATGCTGGCCGGGCTCGAAGCGTCTCCACGCGTTCGCGCCTATCTGGAGCGGCTCAGGAGTCGACCGGCCTACCAGGCGACGCATGCGGCTTTCGCTTCTGGCTGAGACCGGCTGCAGACGAGCCGGCTCTCGGGCCGCGATCCGGACTCGGCGTTCTCGATGCGCCGCCCTCGGATTCGCTCGGTTCTCGCTCTCGGGCATTCCGTCCGAGTGTGCGACGCAACGGCGAATCCGAGGGGAGTGAGTTCTCGGTTCAGCCAATCGCTCGTAGCGTGGTCTCCGTCTCCGCCGGCTCCGGAACCAGGGGATTCGGCGCGATGCGCGCCTGCTTCCGGCGCGCGGATCGAAAGCACCCTCTAGGCGGCCTGCTGCGCGGGTCCCGGAGCCTCGGGTGGATAGATGCGCGGGGCCCCCGGATCGTAGGCCTGGGTCAGCAACCCGATGAACTCCCGATCCCGCAGTGGATCGGACGGCTCTTCCACTTCGAATCCCCGACCGCGCAGATCTTCGATCAACATGCCGATGACCCTGTCGTGGGTCAGGTCGTCCGTGTGGTCGAGGACCTTGTTCAGTTCCTCCCGGTCCTGAAAGACCTCGGCAGTCCAGTGCACCAGGAAACGCGTCTCTTCTGCAGCGACGTGTTGGATCGGCTGGCCATTCGTCGTGATTCGCCAGCCCGTCGGGTCATCGGGGTCGGCCTCGAACAGCGAGTCGAAGGCCAGGCCCGCGGGCCTCCGTCTCTCCTTCGGTCCGTTCGCCTCGCCGCGGTGGTACATCTGTTCGTTCTGGACGACCGCGCCCACGTTCCACATCGGAGCGGGGATCCGACTCGGAGGGTTGCTGATGCCGTCCGGCCAGTAGGTGAATCCGCCGCCGACGGAGCCGTGATAGTTCCAGGTGATGACCTGCGCCTTCTTCATCAGCCAGGCGTTGAACAGGCCCGACTTGCTCATCGTGTTCATCAGCCAGATGGGCGAGTTCTTCATGTCGATGCCGCGGTACTGCGTCGCGTCGAGGTGGGCCGGGTCGTAGCTCTCGCAGGGGCCGTTGATGTTGAACAGGACGTGCTCTGGCTTTGCGAAGTCCGCCTTCCAGTACGCTCGCGCATGGTCCAGGAAGGTCGAGTTCAGAAAGCAATCCTCGATCTCGTCCGGATAGAGACACACGCCGTTGGTCGCGAGGTATCCCCGGAAGTTCGCGGTCAGGAACATGTCGTAGTCGACGTCTGCTCCTTCTTCGACCTCGACGCCGCTCAGCGTCGCGACGACTTCCTCCGGCGAATCGAAGTGCTGTGCGAGAATCAGCTGCCACGGGCCGTTGTCGCGAACGACTTTGAACATGCGGTCGAGCTGATCGTCCGAGTAGACGTTCTCCAGGAGACGAGGCGGCGAAACCGGTCGAATCTCGGTTGCGATCGGTGCGGTGGTCTTGTTCATGAGGACTCCAGGTCGAGGGCGGCTAGCTCTCGCGTAGCGCCACGGCAGAAATCGCCCGCCGGACGGCGAAGGAGAAGAACCGATCTCCGTCGATCGATTCGAGGTCGGGGGAGACGGCCCTGAACCGCGCCGCGGCCGTGTCATGGAGCTGATCCATCGAGGCGCGGGCGTTCGCCAGCTGGTCCGCGACGGGAAGGGCGGCCTCCTGGAGAACGAGGCCCGTGGTCGTCTCCAGGAGCCATAGATAGGTGAACGCGAGCGAGTCGCCGGCGAGTCCGGCCCGCTCCAGGATCTCGAGCAGGACCGAGGATGCGTTCAGCCACGCCGGCGAAGTGCGGCCAGTCCGTCCGATGAGCGTGAGCACGGCGGGCACTCGCAAGAGCTGAGCGCGTAGCGCGTGCATCCAATCCTCGAGTTGCTGCTCCCAGGGCGCATCGAGATCGAGTTCCGCGTCGACGTCGGCGAGCACGGCCGCGACGACGGAGTCCAGCAGATCGTCGAGATTCTCGAAGTGTCGATAGAGCGCAGCGGGGGATGCGCCGACCTCGGCTGCGACCCGAGCGATCGTGACGGTCTCTCCGGGTTCCCGGTCGATCAAGCCCAGGACGGATTCGACGACGCTTTCGCGCGAGAGTCGCGGCGGACGTCCCCTTCGACGCGCGGGGACTGCTTCGACGTCGGTCCGTGTGTCCCGCGCCTTCTTCCTGCGCGCCGCAGCACTCATCCCGTGACCTCGACGAGCTCGCAGAGGTGGCCTTCGGGGTCACGAGCGAATGCCACGCGAATCCCGTGCGACGGCATCGCCTTGATCGGGCCGAGGAGCTTCCCGCCGGCCTTCGTGACCCGATCCGCCAGGGCAGCCAGGTCGGGCGTGGTGAACCCGAGGATGACTTCGTCGCGCGGAGTCGAGGCGGGCTCGCGTTGCTCGAAGGTCAAGAGGCTGACCGCACCGAAGGGATCACCAGGTTGCGCGACGAGCGCGACCTCCTCGATGGGCTCGCCTCCGACGCCGTCGTCGAAGCGCTCACGGGTCCCGGGGTGGAGCCCGAAGACCGAGCAGTAGTAGTCACACATCACGTCGAGGTCATCGACGACGAGCTTCGTGAACGTGTAGGTCGCGGTCGGTTCTGCAGACATCGGAGACCCTCGCTGCTCAGCGCGGCACCATCCCGCCGTCCGCGAAGACGACGTGACCGGTGATGAAGCTTCCGGCGTCGGAGGTCAGCATCAGCGCCGGGCCGATCATCTCGTCCGGGTGGGCCATTCGATCCATGAGCTGGATCCTGGTCATCTCGGCCTGCGCCTCGGGCGGGTTCTTGCGCACCATGTCCGTGTCGACCGTGCCCGGTGAGAGCGCGTTCACGCGGATGCCGCGGGGCGCGAACTCGGCGGCTGCAGAGCGCGTCGCCGCCATCAGTCCCGCCTTCCCGATGCCGTAGAGCGACACCGTCGACGAGAACAGGAACGCTGCGCCGCTGAGCACGTTCAGCACCGCCGCGTGCTCGCTCTTCTGCAGGTGCGGCAGCGCTTCCTGGGTCAGGAAGACCGGACCTCTCAAGTTCACGTCGAGTGACTTCGACCAGGCCTCCGGCGTGTACTCACCCATCGGCTGAGCCAGCGCGTTCGCGGCGTTGTTCACGACCACGTCCACGCCTCCGAAGGCATCGACGGTCTTCTCGACGAGCCCGCGAAGGTCGTCCAGGTCATCCATGCGCGCGGGGATGCCGATCGCTTCGGCGCCCATGGCCCGGAGGTGCTCTTCGGTCTCCTTGCAGGCGTCGGGCTTGCGACTGGCTGCAACGACACGGGCGCCCGCGGCCGCGTACCCCTCGGCGAGCGCTCGGCCGATGCCGCGGGTCCCGCCCGTCACGATCACGACGCGACCCGTCATGTCGAAGAGGGATTGCAGCTTTTCGCGGTCCATGGGAGCGAGTCTCCAAATTAGTGAACGTATTTCACAATATCACCGATCAGAGCCGGGCCGCAACCCTGGCCGCGTCCGTCGGGCGCGCGCGGACGCGAGATCGGTCACCCGCGGTCCGCCGGCGTTCAGGCAAGATGTCCCGGGGCAGAGCGCACGGATCTGGAGTCGGCGGCCGGAGGGCCGGTAGACTCGGCGAGGCGCGAGCCTCGACGCCGGATCCGCGGCGTCTCGCCAGCCCATCCGGCCGTCGAGCCGCAGAAAGAGGAAAAGATGAAAGCCGCCGTCACCCGTGAAGTCGGACAGATCGCGCTCGAGGAGCTCGAGATCCTGCCGCCGTCGGCGGGCGAGCTGGCGATCCGGGTCGAAGCGACGGGGGTCTGCCACACGGACCTGAGCGCGCTCGAGGGGAAGTCGCCGATCCCGCGGCCGATGGTCCTGGGGCACGAAGGCGCGGGCGTCGTGACGGCGGTGGGGCAGGGCGTCGAGGGATTCGAGATCGGCGACAAGGTCGTCTGCTCGATCATCGCGCCCTGCGGCACCTGCTGGCAGTGCCTGCGCGGCGACGCGCCGATGTGCGAGCGCATCGTCTTCTACACGGGGAAGATGCAGGACGACACGACGCGACTCCGTCGGGGCGAAGAGGAGGTGTACAGCCTCTCGTATCAAGCGTCCTTCGCGGAGTCCGCCGTCGTGCCGGCCGCCTGCGCGGTTCGCGTTCCCCGGGAAGCGCCTCTCGAGAAGATCTGTGGCCTCGCGTGTGGCGTGAGCACCGGTCTCGGCGCCGCGATCGTGCGTGCCGAAGTGGAATCAGGCAGCTCGGTCGTCGTGATCGGCGCGGGCGGTGTCGGGCTCTCGGCGCTGATGGGGGCGCGCCTGCGCGGCGCATCGCGGTTGATCGCGGTCGACGTTCTTCCGTCGAAGCTCGTGAAGGCGCAGGAACTCGGTCTCGCGACAGACGTGATCGATGCGAGCGGGGAGGACGTTCCGGCGGCCGTTCGACGGATCACCGGCGGTCGAGGGGCCGACTACTCCTTCGATGCGGTCGGCGCGCCCGGCGCCCTTCGGCAGGCCATCGAGTCGATCCGGCCCGGGGGCAAGACCGTCGCGATCGGCCTCGTCGGCGCCGAGCACTTCGAGATTCCGACGCCGCAGATCATGCGACACAAATGGGTGACGGGGACGTTCGGCGGTTCGATCCATCCCCAGCGGCACATCCCCGAGTTCGTCGACCTCTACCTGCGCGGGCAGCTCGATCTCGACGCCCTCATGGACACGACCTACGCCCTCGACGAGATCGAATCGGCCTTCTCGGATCTCCACGCCGGACGCGTGACGCGCGGAGTCATCCGCTTCTAGCAGGGCGTCGCAGCGCCACGATTCGCCGTCGCCGCTCTGGACGGGACGTCCGTCGTCCCGTGCCAGGATCCGGAGCAGCGACCGCTCGCCGCGTCCCCTACCAGGGATGCACGCGAACCGGCAGCGTCTTGTAGCCCTTCACGAAGCAGGAGCGGACACGCTGGGGCTCGCCGACGACCTCGATCGTGCGGAAGCGCTTCAGGATCTCCTCCCAGAGCACGCGCACCTGCATCTCGGCGATCCGGCTGCCCATGCAGAAGTGGGGGCCCCAGCCGAACGAGAGGTGCTTCTTCGATTCCTTGCGGTCGATCAGGAACTCGTTCGCGCGCTCGATCGCGGTCTCGTCCCGGTTCGCGGAGACGTACCACATGACGACCTTCTCGCCTTCCTTGATCTGCTTTCCACCCAGGACCGTGTCGCGGGTCGCGGTTCGCCGCATGTGCGCGAGCGGCGTCTGCCAGCGGATCACTTCGTCGACGAAGCTGGGAATCAGGGACGGGTCGTTGCGGAGCTTCTCGTACTGCTCCGGATTCTCGTTGAGCGCGAGGACGCCGCCCGAGATCGTGTTCCGCGTCGTGTCGTTGCCGCCCACGATCAGGAGCATGAGCGTCCCGATGTAGGTGATGGGGTCGACGGCCGGATCGATGTCGCTCGTGGCGTCCGCGTTCGCGAGGGCGCTCACGAAATCGAGGGTGTCGGACTCCTTGCCCTTCCGCTCGTTCCACAGCCGGGTGAAGGCCTGGAGACACTCGAGCATCGCGTTCTCGCGATCCTGCGTCGTCAGATTCTGGTCGGCGAGCTCCTCGTCGGTGATCGTGGCCATGTCCGACCAGTAGGTGAGCTTGCGCCGCGTCTCCCAGTCGAAGTCGAACATCGTGGCGAGCATCGCCGTCGTCAGCTCGATCGAGACCTTGTCGACCCAGTCGAAGGTCTCGCCGACCGGCAGCGAGTCGAGGATCGCGATCGCCCGTTCGCGCACGATCGGCTCGAGGGCCTTGATGTTGCGGGGCGAGGAGACCGGCTGGGCGACCTTGCGGTGGGCGGCGTGACGCTCGCCGTCCATCGTGATGAAGCCCGCGTTCTGGGTGACCGAGTCCTCGGGAATGTCGGCGATCACGATGTTGGGCTCGGAGGAGAAGGTCTCCGGGTCTTTCTCGACCGTCACGATGTCGTCGAATTTCGTGACGGACCAGTACGCGCCGAACTCGCTCTCGGCGCAGTAGTGGACCGGGGATTCGTTGCGCAGGCGTTCGAAGTAGCCCCAGTGGGAATCGGTGGTCCACAGCTCGTTGTCGCTCACGTCGATCTTCTCGAGCGGGATCGAGTACGGATCGGCGCCGGCCTGACCCTTGGCGGGGAACATCGTCTCGAGGTCGGTGGCTTCGCTCATGTCGTTCCTTTCGGTTCGTTTCGGCGGCGCGCGATTCGCACGCGCGGGCTATACGGGCTGGGGCTCGTGCAGGCCGAGCAGCCGACTCGCCATCGCGACCGCGTCGCGTTCGAGTCGGTGGGCCGCGTCGTCTGCGCTCGGCGCGTCGGGATGCTCTTCGATCATCGTGGGGATGGCGGCGACGGTGTAGAGGATCGCGCCCGCCAGCGAGGTGAAGAAGAGGTAGGGCTCGGCGTGGACGGGACGGATCTCGCCGGAGCGCGTCCCTTCTTCGAAGAGCGCGATGATGCGGTCGAGGATCAGTCCCGTTCGTTCCGCGAGCTCCTGGTCTTCGGAGGTCGCTTCACGAAGCGCGATCATCGCGATCGTCGGTCGCGCCGCGATCTTGCGCGCCGCCGCGCGAACCAGCGCGACGAGTCGTTCGCGGGGCGGCGCCGGCGTGTCGATCGCCGCCTCGATCGCGCCGACGAGGTCCGCGGTCAGGGTCTCGAGGACGGCGCGGTAGAGCTCCCGCTTGTCGGGGTAGTGGTAGAGGATCGCCGAGCCGACCATCCCGATGTCGTCCGCCACGTCGTCGAGCCGCGTCTTGTCGAATCCGCTCGCAGCGAAGCGCAGCTCGGCCGCCGACAGGATCTGGCGGCGGGTGCGCTCGGCCTTGGAGAGGCGGGGTTCGGGGTCGGTCGACACGGGGGCCCTCGCAGCGTTTTTGAGTTGTTACCCAAAAATGAGCAGCGAGTCAAAAAACGGGTCGCGAGGTCGCCCTGATCGGCAGGCGCGGATTCCGGGCGTGCGGACAGAGCGCGCACGTGTCCCGCGGGGCGCGACGCGAGCGAGGGGCGGACCGGTGCCTGCCCGCGCCGATCTACGGCGTCGCCAGGGCCTCGCGGAGATTGCGATGGAAGTGGATGAGCGCGCTCTCGAAGTGGCCGAAGGTGAAGTGCTCGTTCGCGCCGCTCTCCATGGTCCGCTGGATGCTCTCGGCGAGGGCGCGGTCTTCCGGGGCGCCGGTCTGGGTCACGAAGCGGGCGTCGCGCCTGGCCGTCTCGATGGCGGCCGGATCTCCGGCCGTATGCGCCAGCGAGTAGGCGAGGCTCCGCGTTCGACCGGGGGAGACGGGTTCGAGGATGACCAGGATCGTATGGTGGGAGAGGACGGTGACCAGCGCATTCGGGAAGAGGTGGTAGACCTGGGTCACGCGGCCTTCGAGACGCCGCTCGTCGGCAGGCACGTCGGCCAGCTTCTCGATCCGCCGGAAGGGGAAGGTCACGCGGCTGTTTCGCCCGACGTGCTCGATCACGTTCAGGTTGTCGTAGCCGTAGGGGTAGAACGTCTCCGGATGGCCGAAACGGATGTGGTAGCCCTCGAGGGCGCCTTCGAGTGACACCTTCCAGTTCACTTCGGCCACGTTGTCGTGCGCGTCGATCAGGTCGTCGTCGTCGGAGAGCAGCTCGGGCAACCCTTCGCCGGCCCGGTACCCGCTCGCGTTGCCGTTCTGGGTGACGAAGACGATCCCCGAATGCTCCTCGGCGACGACGGGAATCAGGCCGTGCGTGCTCTTGTCGAGGTCGGGAAAACCGTGCTCGTGCTGGACGCGCAGGAGCTCTCCGTCGAGTCCGTAGGTCCAGCCGTGGAAGGGACAGACGAAAGTGTTCGCGCAGCCCGTTCCACTCGCCACCTCCGCGCCGCGATGGCGGCAGGCGTTGCGGAAGGCGCGGACCTGCCCGTCCTTTCCACGAACGGCGAGAATCGGCACGCCGGCGGCCTGGCGGGCGACGTAGTCGCCTGGATTCCGGAGCGCGGCGGACGGGCAGAAGGGGACGGGGATCCGGCGCAGCAGCTCGACCTCCTGACGAAGGCGGGCCTCGCTCCGGTAGTTCTCGACCGGCTCGTGCCAGACCTCGTCGCCCTCGTCGGTCGTGCCGGCGCGCACGTGCGAGAGGACCCGCTCGGTCACGGCGTTGTCGTCCATGAATGCCTGCATGACGCTCGTCCCGATCCTTCCCGTCCCGATTCCCCGGGGCGCCCGATCACGCTAGATCCCGCCGCCTTCCCGTGTCAACCAGACGGGAGATCGCTCCGGACGACACTTCGATGCGACGACGGCCACGGGGCTCTGTAGACTCTCCGGTCACGATGCAGCTGCAGGCTCTCGATCACGTCCATTTCGTCGTTCCGGATCTCCAGCGGGCGAAGGAGATCTACGGGCCCTTCCTGCGCGGCGAGTTCGTGCCCGACTACGGCGGGCCCGAGATGAACGCCTGGGGCGGTTGGAACTCGAGCGGCGGCGACTTCATCCAGCCGATCGAGCTCGAGAAGTCGGTCTTCGGCGGACCGCCCATGCCGCGACACGGGCTCCTCGCCGTGTCGTACCGGGTCGCCGACATCGACGACGGGATCGAGGAGGCCCAGTCGGCCGGGCTCGTCGTGCGAAGCCGGGTGGGCAGCGAGGACATCGGGCTCGGGAAGAACGTCGTGCAGGCGCAGCTCGAGCCGGAGCCGGTCTCGAAGCTTCCCTTCGAGCTCGTCGAACATCAGCTCCCCGGCGAATACGTGCC
The DNA window shown above is from bacterium and carries:
- a CDS encoding SDR family oxidoreductase, producing the protein MDREKLQSLFDMTGRVVIVTGGTRGIGRALAEGYAAAGARVVAASRKPDACKETEEHLRAMGAEAIGIPARMDDLDDLRGLVEKTVDAFGGVDVVVNNAANALAQPMGEYTPEAWSKSLDVNLRGPVFLTQEALPHLQKSEHAAVLNVLSGAAFLFSSTVSLYGIGKAGLMAATRSAAAEFAPRGIRVNALSPGTVDTDMVRKNPPEAQAEMTRIQLMDRMAHPDEMIGPALMLTSDAGSFITGHVVFADGGMVPR
- a CDS encoding cytochrome P450; its protein translation is MSEATDLETMFPAKGQAGADPYSIPLEKIDVSDNELWTTDSHWGYFERLRNESPVHYCAESEFGAYWSVTKFDDIVTVEKDPETFSSEPNIVIADIPEDSVTQNAGFITMDGERHAAHRKVAQPVSSPRNIKALEPIVRERAIAILDSLPVGETFDWVDKVSIELTTAMLATMFDFDWETRRKLTYWSDMATITDEELADQNLTTQDRENAMLECLQAFTRLWNERKGKESDTLDFVSALANADATSDIDPAVDPITYIGTLMLLIVGGNDTTRNTISGGVLALNENPEQYEKLRNDPSLIPSFVDEVIRWQTPLAHMRRTATRDTVLGGKQIKEGEKVVMWYVSANRDETAIERANEFLIDRKESKKHLSFGWGPHFCMGSRIAEMQVRVLWEEILKRFRTIEVVGEPQRVRSCFVKGYKTLPVRVHPW
- a CDS encoding alcohol dehydrogenase catalytic domain-containing protein, whose product is MKAAVTREVGQIALEELEILPPSAGELAIRVEATGVCHTDLSALEGKSPIPRPMVLGHEGAGVVTAVGQGVEGFEIGDKVVCSIIAPCGTCWQCLRGDAPMCERIVFYTGKMQDDTTRLRRGEEEVYSLSYQASFAESAVVPAACAVRVPREAPLEKICGLACGVSTGLGAAIVRAEVESGSSVVVIGAGGVGLSALMGARLRGASRLIAVDVLPSKLVKAQELGLATDVIDASGEDVPAAVRRITGGRGADYSFDAVGAPGALRQAIESIRPGGKTVAIGLVGAEHFEIPTPQIMRHKWVTGTFGGSIHPQRHIPEFVDLYLRGQLDLDALMDTTYALDEIESAFSDLHAGRVTRGVIRF
- a CDS encoding class I SAM-dependent methyltransferase; the protein is MSSNPTEILREQAERSLRAISQDFGDAPTAIRETDHYQAEYVQTFVEKWDELIDWGSRAESEGRFFIEQLKARGKTKVLDVATGTGFHSIQLADAGFEVTSVDGNAAMLSKAFQNATDRHLILKTIHADWRWLNREVHGKFDAIICLGNSFTHLFDEQDRRRALAEFYAALKHDGILILDQRNYDSILDHGFSSKHRYYYCGDDVSAEPEHVDEGLARFLYSFPDGSEFRLNMFPLRKNYTRKLIREAGFASVKTYGDFQETYQEADPDFFVHVAEKHMDHPDA
- a CDS encoding glutathione S-transferase family protein, translated to MKHYFNPISRGATTAWMLAELDVEHEAIVVDLQASERERLEYRSVNPMGKVPALVDGDVVVTEAAAICAYLADRFPDRGLAPDPLSSERGAYYRYLFVPGNTLEPAFSLAALGIEHPAPQSAGWGDVARALATIESMTPESGWALGAPFTAADVVFGGTLDSLVMLAGLEASPRVRAYLERLRSRPAYQATHAAFASG
- a CDS encoding VOC family protein yields the protein MSAEPTATYTFTKLVVDDLDVMCDYYCSVFGLHPGTRERFDDGVGGEPIEEVALVAQPGDPFGAVSLLTFEQREPASTPRDEVILGFTTPDLAALADRVTKAGGKLLGPIKAMPSHGIRVAFARDPEGHLCELVEVTG
- a CDS encoding Rieske 2Fe-2S domain-containing protein, whose translation is MQAFMDDNAVTERVLSHVRAGTTDEGDEVWHEPVENYRSEARLRQEVELLRRIPVPFCPSAALRNPGDYVARQAAGVPILAVRGKDGQVRAFRNACRHRGAEVASGTGCANTFVCPFHGWTYGLDGELLRVQHEHGFPDLDKSTHGLIPVVAEEHSGIVFVTQNGNASGYRAGEGLPELLSDDDDLIDAHDNVAEVNWKVSLEGALEGYHIRFGHPETFYPYGYDNLNVIEHVGRNSRVTFPFRRIEKLADVPADERRLEGRVTQVYHLFPNALVTVLSHHTILVILEPVSPGRTRSLAYSLAHTAGDPAAIETARRDARFVTQTGAPEDRALAESIQRTMESGANEHFTFGHFESALIHFHRNLREALATP
- a CDS encoding VOC family protein encodes the protein MQLQALDHVHFVVPDLQRAKEIYGPFLRGEFVPDYGGPEMNAWGGWNSSGGDFIQPIELEKSVFGGPPMPRHGLLAVSYRVADIDDGIEEAQSAGLVVRSRVGSEDIGLGKNVVQAQLEPEPVSKLPFELVEHQLPGEYVPLTETAVHHIELGVSDLEAAAEALTPILGDEFEPERHDLERGLRSRLHRRLGLRLTVPRDANDALLPAVWQPGLSTIGFHCRALPDAVEVARRAGLKVLREVETHAGREVDFESWAGVTLRLVEQPG
- a CDS encoding TetR/AcrR family transcriptional regulator, which produces MSTDPEPRLSKAERTRRQILSAAELRFAASGFDKTRLDDVADDIGMVGSAILYHYPDKRELYRAVLETLTADLVGAIEAAIDTPAPPRERLVALVRAAARKIAARPTIAMIALREATSEDQELAERTGLILDRIIALFEEGTRSGEIRPVHAEPYLFFTSLAGAILYTVAAIPTMIEEHPDAPSADDAAHRLERDAVAMASRLLGLHEPQPV
- a CDS encoding TetR/AcrR family transcriptional regulator C-terminal domain-containing protein, producing MIDREPGETVTIARVAAEVGASPAALYRHFENLDDLLDSVVAAVLADVDAELDLDAPWEQQLEDWMHALRAQLLRVPAVLTLIGRTGRTSPAWLNASSVLLEILERAGLAGDSLAFTYLWLLETTTGLVLQEAALPVADQLANARASMDQLHDTAAARFRAVSPDLESIDGDRFFSFAVRRAISAVALRES
- a CDS encoding MarR family transcriptional regulator, producing the protein MSTPNEIEDQIVASIRRIIRAIDLQSRRLQDRHKLTGPQLATLREAERVGQPSISALARAVHLSQPTVSGIVTRLERRGLVARKRSEGDRRSVGIEVTQEGLDVLDEAPSLLQEDFRAELARLEDWERHWMLSALERIASMMDAEHLDAAPILETGPVAQPAEESPTPGGIEPRGD